Within the Candidatus Babeliaceae bacterium genome, the region ATTTTGATCCTGGTTATACTCGCTGAGAAGCAGGGCGACTTCTATTACTTTTCGATCTTTTCCTGGGGTATTTAGCATTACATCAGTTAGTTTGTATGAAAGTATGGTTGCCTTGGCATAATTTTCGGCTACTTTTTTTTGATCATGTGGCGTTAGTTGCGCATATTTTTTTGAAGCGTCTTCATTGAAGGTATGACCCTCTTCTCTGATTATTTCTTCAAAATCCGAACAGCTCTCTTGAGTTTTTTTATCTTTAGAGTTTTGTCTTATTGAAGCCAATTCTTCTCTAACTTTTTCCCAAAGAGAAACCGGTTCCACAGAGACTGGTTCTTCTGCTAATAATAATTGGCTACCGAGTGTAAAAATGCTTGCGAGAAGAAATAATTTTTTATACATATAAAATCCTGCTGATTATTAAAAAATAACACAATAAACTTGTTAGAATATAAATCTTTTCTTTTAGAAAATCAAAATATATTAATAATCGAGATGCATTACCTGGCGCACTTCGTGCATCGTTTGCTGCGCAATAAGACGAGTTTTTGCAGTGCCATCTAAGAGTACGCGCATAGCGTACTCAGGGTCCTGCTCAAACTGTTTTCTGCGTTCTCTGATTGGCTCTAAGAATGTGTTCAAAATTTCGGCAAGTCTTTTTTTAAGTATCATATCGCCTAAGCCGCCGCGTTGATAATGTTCTTTAAGCTGTGCAACTTCTGCAATGTTCGGGTCAAATACGTCAAGATAGGTAAAGACGGTGTTACCTTCTACTTTGCCTGGATCGCTGACATGAATATGTCCGGGATCGGTGTACATGCTTTTTACTTTTGCAACAACCGTGTCTGCAGAGTCAGAAAGGTAGATGGCATTATTAAGCGACTTGCTCATTTTATTGTGACCATCAGTGCCGCATAACCGAGATATTTTTGGTACGAGTGCTTCGACTTCTGGGAATACGTTGCAAGAATATAATCTGTTAAATGTTCTGACAATTTCATTGGTTTGTTCGATCATGGGTAATTGATCTTCGCCAACAGGAACAATGTGCCCCTTAACGATGGTAATATCAGCCGCTTGACTTATAGGGTATACAACAAATCCTGCGGGTACATGTTCACCAAAGCCTTTTTGTTTGAGCTCTGTTTTTACCGTTGGGTTGCGCGTGACTCTATTGATACTAACGAGGTTTAAAAAAAATATAGTTAATTCTGCAATTTCTGGAATCAGCGATTGTATGAATATTGTTGTTTTTTCTGGGTCGATGCCAACGGCTAAATAATCGAGCGCTACTTGAGTGACATTTCTTCGGACCTTGCCCGGATCTTCATAATTATCTGTGAGCGCTTGCACGTCGGCAATCATGACATATTGATCATATTTTTCTTGCAACATAATGCGATTGGCAAGTGATCCTACGTAATGTCCAAGATGTAACGGCCCCGTTGGACGATCACCGGTCAACACGCGTACGGCTTTATTTTTTGTTTCCATAATATCTTTACGTTAATTTTGTTCTGGGTAATAAGCAATTGTATATTGAGTATAAAAATATTGCCGAACAAATCAACAGGATAATCGTTCTTCGACTGGCGTATTACTACTATTAGTTTGGTCTGAACCGATAAATTCTTGTGCTTCAGGGTTATTTGCCGTTTTGCTAACATTGCGCCTGAATTCAATAATTTCTTGAGGGCTTAAACCTAATTCTTGTTGCAGAACTTTAACGACATCAAGAAAGCCACTATAACTTTTAAATTGTTCATCGCAAAATTGTTGACATTCTGCTGGTCTATCGCGTCTTACGGGATGCCGTATGCAATATAAAAAATTGCTGAGTTCAACGCAGGCATTATCAATCTTTGGATTACCGGTTATTGTGCTACAGGTTTTTTTAATAGGAGAATCACCAGGGACGTTTTCAAAGTATGGCGCATATGGTGATTTTTGTGTAAAACCTATTGGTGTTGTATTAGCACAAAATAAAATAAAAAAGATAAAATTTAATTTTACATAATTCATATACATTTTCCTGGTTAGCAATCTAAACCATCATGGGTGGAAGCTTTAGGCGTTTTAGGTTTTTCGGGTTCGGCGTTTTTTACGGGTTTATTAATATCTCGTGAAAAATCAACAAAGTGTTTAGGGCTTAAATGTAATTCTTGTTGCAGAATTTTAACGATATTAAAAAAACCGCTATAGTTTATTGATTGCTCATCGCAAAACTGTTTGCATTCTGCTGGTTTATTCTGATTGTTTTCCTGTTGTATGCAATATAAAAAATTGCTGAGTTCAACACAGGCATCGTCAATCTTTTTATTGCCGGTTATTGTGCTGCAGGTTTTTTTAATAGGAGAATCACCGGGAATATTTTCAAAATACGGTGCATAATTTGATTTCTTTGCGTAACTTATGTTTGCTGCGCCAGCAAACAAGAGAGTAAAAACCGTAACGTATATTTTTGATGTATTCATGCGAAGTAACTTTCTTATTTTAAAGATTTTTTAATGCTACCTTTAACAGGATTTCTATACTCAAAGCCTCTAGACAAGGTTCCGTAAAGATGCTGATCTAGTCCACTGCGAATAGAAGCATCAATCACCGCGCCATCATCGCTACTAATAGTATTGTTGCGTATGATGCCGAACTCTTCCAGTTTATAATAGAGGTGAGCAATTTTATCATCAGTTACGCTTCTTTTTTGCTCATCTACGGTAACGGTGCGTTCCGCGTTACGAGCTATAGTGGCATAGGTGCGATAGACATAAAAATTTTCGTGCACATGTTTTTTAAATTCTTCGAGACTTATTTCGCAACCATTTTTGCACGTTTGCCCAATATGATGTAGCCCTTCAGTGAGTATAAGCGGTGGTATTTCATGATTATTTGCTGTATTTTCAAATGCAGGGTCTTTTTTTAATTCTTTGATTGCGTGAGCAACCTTATCTACCGCCGCCTGTTCAACGTTTTTATGGTTGACAAGCTCAACTGCTCTGCAATGCAGCATGCTTAGATTAAACGCGGTTAACGCTACTATAGTTATTATTTTTGATGTTGTTTTCATAAAAACCTCTTTAAATTTTAAAAAAAATTATTATTGCTTACTTGCTAAGCCGTAGGGCGCCCTTGCCTTAATCCATTCGAAATCTGATTCAAGTCTCGCGAAATGAAAGCAAGATTATCATGATTAAATTCTGGTACTTTTTTTAATTGGTTACAATATTTTATACCATTATTCAAACAGGAATCATAAGCTTTTTTGCTTAGGGCTACCGCCCCTAAGCAACCAATAACACCTGTAGTTACAGGGTAAGAGTTTGAAGCAGTCAAATAAATTTTTACTAATCCCAAAGCTCCTCCGAGGACCAATGCAGTAAAACCTGTTTCTGCAGCTATACGTGCCGGAGATTTAGGCAATGCAAAAGATGTTTTTAAGCTAGCACATTTAGTGGCGCATTGTGTCTGGGTCGCGCTTGTTGATGCTCTTTCCCATGCTGAAAACGTATTATACCACATCATGCGTTGATAACGAGCAAAACCATACCCAACAGCACTGCCTACCAAAACTGATCCTGCAACAAAGGCAACTTCGGGACCATGTTCAATTGAATAAGAAGTTGTAGGAATATTAGTAAAACCTAAACTCATAAGTACAAGTAATATCATATTATTTTTCATAAAAACCTCTTTAAAATTTAATAGGCAAATTTGCATTATTAAGTATATCATGATTTTCGCATAAATGATGTATAGAGTGAGTACGCTGATGAAAGTAGTATGCCTGCGGATGCAAGCTGAATGAATCTATGCTTTTTACTGATTTCTACTTTGATAGTGCCATCGTCTTGATAGGTAATTCTTCTATATAAATATGGGAAAAAAATGCAATTATCTTCTTCAACAATTTTTATTGAATTAAGCAGATAGCTAGGTTTAATAAGATCGTGACGATATTTATTTTCTCTAATATCAGCTGGGCCCCTATACCCCCACCCGAAAAACCATGTATTCTGTTGATCAAAATACTCTATAGTTCTATTACCCAGCCATGGATGAAAAGTTATTTTTACTTTATGTACCATGCACTTAGATGCAGCCAAAGGATCAATCATGGCATCG harbors:
- the trpS gene encoding tryptophan--tRNA ligase; the encoded protein is METKNKAVRVLTGDRPTGPLHLGHYVGSLANRIMLQEKYDQYVMIADVQALTDNYEDPGKVRRNVTQVALDYLAVGIDPEKTTIFIQSLIPEIAELTIFFLNLVSINRVTRNPTVKTELKQKGFGEHVPAGFVVYPISQAADITIVKGHIVPVGEDQLPMIEQTNEIVRTFNRLYSCNVFPEVEALVPKISRLCGTDGHNKMSKSLNNAIYLSDSADTVVAKVKSMYTDPGHIHVSDPGKVEGNTVFTYLDVFDPNIAEVAQLKEHYQRGGLGDMILKKRLAEILNTFLEPIRERRKQFEQDPEYAMRVLLDGTAKTRLIAQQTMHEVRQVMHLDY